The Pseudomonas sp. DG56-2 genome contains a region encoding:
- a CDS encoding MFS transporter: MAVSSASSPTPVSAPAAQSSPLVMRIIAACALAHLINDLIQAVLPSIYPLLKANYDLSFAQVGMITLTFQVTASLLQPWVGFYTDRKPMPNLLPLGTLCTLVGIVMLAYVGSFAMILLAAALIGIGSSTFHPETSRIARLASGGRFGLAQSTFQVGGNAGSAFGPLLAAAIIIPFGQGNVVWFGLFAVFAVLVTYGLSRWYREHLNVFKAKAGQAATHGLSRGRVTGALVVLALLVFSKYFYMASFTSYYTFYLIEKFDLSVASSQMYLFLFLGAVAAGTFFGGPIGDRIGRKAVIWFSILGVAPFTLLLPYVDLFWTSVLSLVIGFILASAFSAIVVYAQELVPGNVGMIAGIFFGLMFGFGGIGAALLGYLADFKGIEYVYSLCSYLPLFGLLAILLPSTAKR, from the coding sequence ATGGCTGTCAGCAGCGCCTCGTCCCCTACACCCGTAAGCGCCCCGGCTGCCCAGAGCAGCCCGCTGGTAATGCGGATCATCGCCGCGTGTGCGCTGGCCCACCTGATCAACGACTTGATCCAGGCAGTGCTGCCGTCGATCTACCCACTGCTCAAAGCCAACTACGACCTGAGCTTTGCCCAGGTGGGCATGATTACCCTGACGTTCCAGGTCACAGCATCGCTGTTGCAACCCTGGGTAGGCTTCTATACAGACCGCAAACCGATGCCGAACCTGCTGCCGCTGGGTACGCTGTGTACGTTGGTGGGGATCGTCATGCTGGCTTACGTCGGCAGTTTTGCCATGATCCTGCTTGCGGCGGCCTTGATAGGTATCGGTTCTTCAACCTTCCATCCGGAAACTTCGCGTATTGCCAGGCTGGCCTCGGGCGGTCGTTTTGGTCTGGCGCAGTCGACTTTCCAGGTGGGTGGCAATGCCGGCTCGGCTTTCGGCCCGCTGTTGGCGGCAGCGATCATCATTCCGTTCGGTCAGGGCAATGTGGTCTGGTTCGGCCTGTTCGCGGTCTTTGCGGTGCTGGTTACCTATGGTTTGAGTCGTTGGTACCGCGAGCACTTGAACGTGTTCAAGGCCAAGGCTGGCCAAGCGGCGACTCATGGTTTGTCGCGCGGTCGAGTGACCGGAGCGCTGGTGGTGCTTGCGCTGTTGGTGTTCTCCAAATACTTCTACATGGCCAGTTTCACCAGCTATTACACCTTCTACCTGATCGAGAAGTTCGATCTGTCGGTTGCCAGTTCACAGATGTACCTGTTCCTGTTTCTTGGCGCCGTGGCCGCCGGGACGTTCTTCGGTGGACCGATTGGTGACCGTATCGGACGCAAGGCGGTGATCTGGTTCTCCATCCTCGGTGTTGCCCCGTTCACGCTGCTGCTGCCTTATGTCGACCTGTTCTGGACCAGCGTCCTCAGCCTGGTCATTGGCTTCATCCTGGCTTCGGCTTTCTCGGCCATTGTGGTGTACGCCCAGGAATTGGTGCCGGGTAATGTCGGCATGATCGCCGGGATCTTCTTTGGCTTGATGTTCGGTTTTGGCGGTATCGGTGCCGCATTGCTTGGCTACCTGGCCGACTTCAAAGGCATCGAATACGTCTACAGCTTGTGCTCATACCTGCCGTTGTTCGGCCTGCTGGCGATTTTGCTACCGTCTACCGCAAAGCGCTGA
- a CDS encoding RNA polymerase sigma factor, which translates to MLEKLFTQHSSALHRYLLRKKCTPSLASDLVQETFLRLAQLENLESVLRAPSYLFRVAHNLMIDHYRRYGDKRFDNDPAALFDTLVDETSRPEEQAIDTLELEQLESLLERMPSRTRDVFLLLRVEGMTHKETARYLRISTSSVQKHMAMALAKIGRALDPGPEN; encoded by the coding sequence GTGCTGGAAAAATTGTTCACTCAACATTCGTCTGCCCTGCACCGCTATCTCTTGCGAAAGAAATGCACACCGAGCCTGGCCTCCGATCTGGTGCAGGAGACGTTTCTGCGTCTTGCTCAGTTGGAGAATCTGGAGAGTGTTCTTCGCGCACCGTCCTATCTGTTCCGGGTCGCGCACAATCTGATGATTGATCATTATCGACGCTACGGCGACAAGCGCTTCGACAACGATCCAGCAGCGCTCTTTGACACGCTGGTCGACGAAACCAGTCGCCCGGAAGAACAAGCCATCGATACCCTGGAACTGGAGCAACTGGAAAGTCTGCTTGAGCGTATGCCATCACGTACCCGCGACGTGTTCCTGCTCCTTCGTGTCGAGGGCATGACGCACAAAGAGACCGCGCGCTATTTACGGATATCTACAAGCTCTGTACAAAAACACATGGCGATGGCTCTGGCCAAAATCGGCAGGGCGCTTGATCCAGGGCCAGAGAATTAG
- a CDS encoding TonB-dependent receptor domain-containing protein, which translates to MQTQENNNKRKSPTRTPLALGVQLAVLALIAEAAILRPVLANPTEPAAHTMPQAAVHTFNVPSMALDEALVLLARQSGAELYIGSSNFAGAYGNPVQGRLSLDAALQQLLANQNVTYSVAGEPDRPVIQVQTAAASAATKDDLHPTYVHGMEYQESRDEKGYNDIYDQDISSVYAGKEQIERYKGAAPADLFKGMLNVYSGDARNSGALDPNIRGIQGPGRVPLTIDGTEQALTVYRGYMGASNRNYIDPNLIGSIKVIKGPNLERNVYSGVGGAVVASTLNVDDVLKEGREFGGEFKIEGSNNSVSPKLPTLMTGQMPGPDYKYFPISSYFDPSLYKQPRTSSSNGLLSSDDYAYRLALATRQEKFELLTAYAYREKGNHYAGKNKSDFYSTGKQVNGRWDYIPNLANIYKPGDEVPNTSSKMESWLGKAKLKIDVGQSLEFGYRDTDSLYGEILPSRISFFTPGSLYDATTHGVPQWPLSHVQSKAYNLEYKLKPEGNPWVDFYSNLWATNTRSDTYSSGGVPNQTTMADPAFRNTAVANAKHDRVGLTASNTFKLLDSLDLTLGGSYQHEKLSSNDDYYDTAISTTLRMYPRAGRREEQEYNFNFDWRPVTFARFNAGMRYSSYWAFDDYLKESQERNGITKANVQTGQQVAYTTQKLLTEAEWEAKIAKIIESSKPFWDMFGMTEEQRQEDIRITREQTPRLQETQHLADWAHNGKGKYSRSNNPCVNFQDPREKIISCSNYEYGYGEIDADGNPVNYEKDVSAKHQRDHGWTPTLSATFYTSDNGRVYLRYSEALRYPSMFESTIGFSSSMNPWGLEPEHAHNYEAAYIHNLSGLGGSEIADIKLSYYHNTTKNVIERSPQMRFSNLEKQTTAGLELQGRYDNGRIFTDLSIGHVLKNKVCDESSAISLDATGSTSNCVDDGFVGGYLVSMAMPEWSANLGLGARFFDRKLEVGGRAIYYRQHESKFYDNYGQSAMISYYLNTPMSWDKIVTYDAYINYKLTDDASIELTGTNLSNLYYIDPLTRSAMPAPGRTLKLGLTATF; encoded by the coding sequence TTGCAAACGCAAGAGAACAACAACAAGCGCAAGTCACCCACGCGCACACCTCTGGCGCTGGGCGTACAGCTCGCCGTATTGGCACTGATCGCCGAGGCAGCAATACTCCGTCCAGTGCTGGCCAACCCCACCGAACCTGCAGCACACACCATGCCCCAGGCCGCTGTCCATACCTTCAACGTGCCCTCAATGGCACTGGACGAAGCATTGGTACTGCTGGCCCGTCAATCCGGCGCCGAGCTTTACATTGGCAGCAGCAACTTTGCCGGTGCTTATGGCAACCCGGTCCAGGGTCGACTGTCACTGGACGCTGCCCTGCAGCAATTACTGGCCAATCAAAATGTAACCTACAGCGTTGCCGGGGAGCCGGATCGACCGGTCATTCAAGTGCAAACGGCTGCAGCTTCAGCGGCTACCAAAGACGACCTGCACCCCACCTACGTACATGGCATGGAGTACCAGGAGTCACGCGACGAGAAGGGTTACAACGATATCTACGACCAGGATATTTCCTCGGTCTATGCCGGCAAGGAACAGATCGAACGCTACAAGGGCGCCGCCCCTGCCGACCTGTTCAAGGGCATGCTCAATGTCTACAGCGGCGACGCTCGCAACAGCGGCGCACTGGACCCGAACATCCGAGGCATCCAGGGACCAGGGCGGGTACCGCTGACCATCGATGGTACTGAACAGGCATTGACGGTTTATCGCGGCTATATGGGCGCCAGCAATCGCAACTACATCGATCCCAACCTGATTGGTAGTATCAAGGTCATCAAAGGGCCAAACCTTGAGCGCAACGTTTATAGCGGTGTCGGTGGCGCAGTAGTGGCCAGCACCCTCAACGTCGATGACGTGCTCAAGGAGGGTCGTGAGTTCGGCGGCGAATTCAAAATCGAGGGCAGCAACAACTCGGTTTCGCCCAAGCTGCCGACGCTGATGACCGGGCAGATGCCCGGCCCTGACTACAAGTACTTCCCGATCAGTTCCTATTTCGACCCATCGCTGTACAAACAGCCGCGGACCAGCAGCAGTAACGGGCTGCTGTCCAGCGACGACTATGCCTATCGCCTTGCCCTGGCAACGCGACAGGAAAAATTCGAGCTGCTGACCGCCTACGCCTACCGGGAAAAAGGCAACCATTACGCGGGCAAGAACAAGAGCGATTTCTACTCCACTGGAAAGCAGGTCAACGGCCGCTGGGACTACATTCCCAACCTTGCGAACATCTACAAACCAGGCGATGAGGTGCCCAACACCTCCAGCAAGATGGAATCGTGGCTGGGCAAAGCAAAACTCAAAATCGATGTAGGCCAGTCTCTGGAGTTCGGCTACCGCGACACTGATTCGCTGTACGGCGAAATCCTACCATCGCGGATCTCGTTCTTTACTCCCGGCAGCCTATATGACGCAACGACACATGGGGTGCCACAGTGGCCACTTAGCCATGTGCAAAGCAAAGCCTACAACCTGGAGTACAAACTAAAGCCTGAGGGTAATCCGTGGGTGGATTTTTACTCCAACCTTTGGGCCACCAATACCCGCAGCGACACTTACAGCAGCGGTGGCGTTCCCAATCAGACCACCATGGCTGATCCAGCCTTCAGAAACACCGCAGTGGCAAACGCCAAACATGACCGTGTCGGCCTGACCGCCAGCAACACGTTCAAACTGCTCGATAGCCTCGATCTGACCCTCGGCGGTAGTTACCAGCACGAAAAGCTCAGCTCTAACGACGACTACTACGATACGGCGATCAGCACCACACTGCGTATGTACCCGCGGGCTGGGCGCAGGGAAGAGCAGGAATACAATTTCAATTTCGATTGGCGCCCAGTGACCTTTGCTCGTTTCAATGCCGGGATGCGCTATTCCTCTTATTGGGCTTTTGATGATTATCTGAAGGAGAGCCAAGAGCGTAATGGCATTACCAAGGCAAATGTGCAAACCGGCCAGCAAGTTGCTTACACCACACAAAAGCTCCTGACAGAAGCTGAATGGGAAGCAAAAATCGCCAAAATAATTGAAAGCTCCAAACCCTTCTGGGACATGTTCGGTATGACGGAGGAACAACGCCAAGAGGATATAAGAATAACCAGAGAGCAAACCCCACGCCTTCAGGAAACCCAACATCTAGCAGACTGGGCGCACAATGGTAAAGGTAAATATTCTCGCAGCAACAACCCCTGCGTTAACTTCCAGGACCCCCGGGAAAAAATTATTTCATGCAGCAATTACGAATATGGGTACGGCGAAATAGATGCAGACGGCAACCCCGTCAACTATGAAAAAGATGTAAGCGCCAAGCATCAAAGGGATCATGGCTGGACACCGACACTCTCTGCCACGTTCTACACCTCTGATAATGGCCGGGTCTATCTACGTTACAGCGAAGCCTTGCGTTACCCGAGCATGTTTGAAAGTACTATCGGTTTCTCTTCCTCAATGAACCCATGGGGACTAGAGCCAGAGCATGCGCATAATTACGAAGCCGCCTATATCCACAACCTATCTGGCCTCGGCGGCAGCGAAATTGCCGACATCAAGCTCAGCTATTACCACAACACCACCAAGAATGTGATTGAGCGCAGCCCCCAGATGCGCTTCTCCAACCTTGAGAAGCAGACCACTGCAGGCCTTGAGCTGCAGGGCCGCTACGATAACGGACGCATCTTCACCGATTTGAGCATCGGCCATGTTTTAAAAAATAAAGTCTGTGATGAGAGCTCGGCTATCTCGCTCGACGCAACGGGCAGCACCTCAAATTGCGTAGATGACGGTTTTGTCGGCGGTTATCTGGTGAGCATGGCAATGCCTGAATGGTCAGCCAATCTGGGCCTAGGTGCACGATTCTTCGATCGTAAGCTGGAAGTTGGCGGGCGAGCCATCTATTACCGTCAACATGAAAGCAAATTTTATGATAACTACGGTCAAAGTGCCATGATCAGTTATTACCTGAATACACCCATGTCATGGGACAAGATTGTCACCTATGACGCCTACATAAACTACAAGCTGACTGATGACGCTTCAATAGAGTTGACCGGCACTAACTTAAGCAACCTCTACTACATCGACCCACTGACCCGCTCGGCGATGCCCGCGCCCGGCAGAACCCTAAAACTTGGACTGACCGCAACTTTCTAA
- a CDS encoding FecR family protein, with protein MKASPQSIDPIEHEAADWVVRHRQGQLSSRELKAYRRWLAADPLHAAAAQRVDRAWQASAQLKQYRGYVKPQRPPRRSWLQMPLVTGSTVTALALGCWMLLAPPFWLQAISSDYHTGFGEVRQITLADGSQVELGSHSILNIAYGDQRRVVHLSQGEAVFTPAPMNEQEQRPFTVSTPGADITARGTRYLVGVGDNREGWVGVLQHRVEVNLVQREINDVAGSTWLDEGNSLTFSPLQGLTPLSISPQELASWQEGRLVFQRESLANAVSRINRYRTGLVMVKGEALRDVQISAVMRLDNLDDALQRLATQAHARIIEFPGLTLIY; from the coding sequence GTGAAAGCTTCCCCCCAGAGTATCGACCCGATAGAGCACGAAGCTGCCGATTGGGTGGTGCGCCATCGCCAAGGCCAGCTTTCATCCCGAGAGTTGAAGGCCTATCGCCGCTGGCTGGCTGCAGACCCTTTGCACGCTGCTGCCGCGCAGCGAGTTGATCGCGCCTGGCAGGCCAGCGCCCAGCTCAAACAGTATCGCGGCTACGTAAAACCCCAACGCCCACCGCGCCGCAGCTGGCTGCAAATGCCACTGGTAACCGGTAGCACCGTGACGGCATTAGCACTTGGCTGCTGGATGCTGCTGGCGCCACCCTTCTGGCTCCAGGCCATAAGCAGCGACTACCACACCGGCTTCGGTGAAGTACGCCAGATCACCTTGGCAGATGGCAGCCAGGTAGAGCTGGGTAGCCACAGTATTCTGAACATTGCCTATGGCGATCAGCGTCGCGTCGTACACCTGAGCCAGGGCGAAGCCGTGTTCACGCCTGCTCCTATGAACGAACAAGAGCAGCGACCCTTTACGGTCAGTACGCCTGGCGCAGATATCACGGCTCGCGGTACTCGGTACCTGGTAGGTGTGGGGGACAATCGCGAAGGCTGGGTAGGAGTGTTGCAACACCGGGTGGAGGTCAATCTGGTCCAGCGCGAGATCAACGATGTGGCCGGTTCGACCTGGCTCGACGAAGGCAATAGCCTGACGTTCAGTCCCTTGCAAGGCCTGACTCCTTTGTCGATCTCCCCGCAAGAGCTGGCAAGTTGGCAAGAAGGTCGCTTGGTGTTTCAACGCGAATCCCTGGCCAACGCGGTCTCGCGCATCAACCGTTATCGAACCGGTCTGGTCATGGTCAAGGGCGAGGCGTTGCGCGATGTCCAGATCAGCGCGGTAATGCGCCTGGATAACCTCGACGACGCCCTCCAGCGCCTGGCAACACAAGCCCATGCCCGCATTATCGAGTTTCCAGGGTTGACGCTGATCTACTGA
- a CDS encoding FecR domain-containing protein, whose amino-acid sequence MSTAPNSAEPTETGDREQQALDWFTRLRADDLDDEQMQAFERWRLTPENARVFAEVELFWQQLEMPARRLHKIERRSAPRSWGGWAVAASILLISGLVMLQLPLLQRLNSDVATAPGERRQIQLADGSKLTLGSASAVDIDLRGPVRKIRLVQGQMFIDVTHDGRPFVVDVNEAQVQVLGTRFSVSRGHDHDEVVLLKGKVEVSSRSGDKRMLAPGQRLTLSGSRLDQVENVDAERLLAWRSGQLRVREVPLRDVLQQLADYQGSRLLYIDEQVGRRLVSGSFNLDQAGAALDALASNQNLHIDNLAGQWIIVR is encoded by the coding sequence ATGAGCACAGCGCCAAATTCAGCTGAACCGACCGAAACTGGCGACCGTGAACAACAGGCACTCGACTGGTTCACCAGGCTGCGCGCCGATGACCTCGACGATGAGCAAATGCAAGCGTTCGAGCGCTGGCGTCTGACGCCGGAAAACGCCCGGGTATTTGCCGAAGTCGAGTTGTTCTGGCAGCAATTGGAAATGCCAGCCCGCCGCCTGCACAAGATCGAACGGCGCAGCGCCCCTCGCTCCTGGGGCGGCTGGGCGGTAGCAGCGAGCATCTTGCTGATCAGCGGCCTGGTCATGCTGCAACTTCCTCTGCTGCAACGCTTGAACAGTGATGTGGCCACCGCTCCCGGCGAGCGTCGGCAGATTCAGTTGGCCGACGGCTCCAAACTGACACTTGGCAGTGCAAGCGCCGTGGATATCGACCTGCGTGGGCCCGTGCGCAAGATTCGCTTGGTCCAGGGGCAGATGTTCATTGATGTAACCCACGATGGCCGTCCTTTTGTGGTGGACGTCAACGAGGCACAAGTTCAGGTACTGGGCACGCGTTTTTCGGTGAGCCGTGGCCACGATCATGATGAGGTGGTGCTGCTCAAGGGCAAGGTCGAAGTCAGCAGCCGTAGTGGCGACAAGCGCATGCTTGCTCCTGGCCAGCGCTTGACCCTGAGCGGCAGCCGCCTGGATCAGGTCGAAAATGTCGATGCCGAGCGCTTGCTGGCTTGGCGCAGTGGACAGTTGCGGGTACGCGAAGTCCCTTTGCGCGATGTGCTGCAGCAACTTGCCGATTATCAGGGCAGCCGCCTGCTCTACATCGACGAGCAGGTTGGTCGGCGTCTGGTCAGTGGCAGTTTCAACCTTGACCAGGCCGGGGCTGCCCTCGATGCCCTTGCCAGTAACCAGAACCTGCACATCGACAACCTTGCAGGGCAATGGATCATCGTTCGCTGA